GGCTGAACGGTTACAACCTAAGTTTTGCACGAAATCGAATCTATCGTCTTTGGGGGATTTTGAACCGCCCCAGAATGGCTGAGAATCTTTTTAGATGAAAAGAAAGAAAAGGCTTATTATCATAAGCATCTTGCTCTTAATTATTTTTGCTTTTATTGCCTATAAATTCTATATAGATAATAGAGGTGATAAAGATATTATTTCAGGCACTGGCACTATTGAAACGGCTGAGGTGATAGTATCTTCTAAAGTGGAGGGCAGAATAGCTAATCTTTATATAGATAAAGGGACTAAGGTCAAGAAGGGACAGGTTATTGCCGAGATTGAACGGGTGGAATTAAAGGAACTGGCCAGAGAGGCAGAGACGAAACTTAAATTGGCCAGGACTCATTTGTCCCAGGCAGAGACATTAGCCACACTTGGGCCACAAATCACTAATGCCCGGATTGAGCAAGCTAAGAGTAATTTAGCCCAGGCAAAAGCCAGTTTGGAAAATACTGAGAAAGACCTCTTGCGAATAAAAAGATTGTTTGAGCAGGGCGCCGTCTCTCAACAACAATTTGACGCTATCCAGACTAAATATACCCTGGCTTATGAAAACCTGAATACAGCCGAATCCAACCTCGAACTTGCCCTGTCTAATAGACTAGACAATAAGGTTAAAGAGGATGAGGTTGAAAAAGCTAAATCTCAATTAAAGTTAGCTGAGACTGGCTTAGAATTAATCAGGATCAAGCTGGCTGAAACTACTATTAGGAGTCCCCTGGAGGGAACGGTGCTGGTAAAATCTATCGAAGAGGGCGAGTTAGTCGGCCCGGGGACACCTATTGCCACCATAGCTAATCTGGATGATATCTGGGTAAAGATTTATATCAAGGAGGCTGATTTAGGAAGGGTTAAACTGGATCAGGCGGCAAGGGTAACGATAGACTCATTCCCAAACCGTATCTTTAAAGGCAATATTCACTTTATCTCCCAAGAGGCGGAATTTACCCCTAAGAATATCCAGACCAGGGAAGAACGGATTAAACAGGTCTTTGGGGTAGAAATAAA
This sequence is a window from bacterium. Protein-coding genes within it:
- a CDS encoding efflux RND transporter periplasmic adaptor subunit translates to MKRKKRLIIISILLLIIFAFIAYKFYIDNRGDKDIISGTGTIETAEVIVSSKVEGRIANLYIDKGTKVKKGQVIAEIERVELKELAREAETKLKLARTHLSQAETLATLGPQITNARIEQAKSNLAQAKASLENTEKDLLRIKRLFEQGAVSQQQFDAIQTKYTLAYENLNTAESNLELALSNRLDNKVKEDEVEKAKSQLKLAETGLELIRIKLAETTIRSPLEGTVLVKSIEEGELVGPGTPIATIANLDDIWVKIYIKEADLGRVKLDQAARVTIDSFPNRIFKGNIHFISQEAEFTPKNIQTREERIKQVFGVEIKLLNPQGIIKPGMPADAEILTNGNYLATD